The following proteins come from a genomic window of Yinghuangia sp. ASG 101:
- a CDS encoding DNA polymerase III subunit gamma and tau, whose protein sequence is MSFGTAIVVVVSLALYRRYRPETYAEVIGQEHVTDPLQQALRNNRVNHAYLFSGPRGCGKTTSARILARCLNCEQGPTPTPCGACRSCVDLARGGPGSIDVIEIDAASHGGVDDARDLREKAFFAPVNSRYKIYIIDEAHMVTSAGFNALLKVVEEPPEHLKFIFATTEPEKVIGTIRSRTHHYPFRLVPPGVLRDYLEKVCGDEGVSVEKPVFPLVVQAGAGSVRDSMSVMDQLLAGADEHGVTYAMATSLLGFTDRALLDDVADAFAARDGAAAFQVIDRVIEGGFDPRRFVADLLVRLRDLVILAAVPDAADKGLIDVPGDQLERMAAQARAFGQAELTRAADIVNTGLTEMRGATSPRLQLELICARVLLPGAGADEQSLGARLDRLERRADLGVTGGMPGPGPSAGPGPGFGGDVRGGHEAEYARPPAPGGGGGTPAVPPQGPSQSASPGPPQGPPPVPPAAPPHQAPDPTAGSGRAPGAWPTASRPHEQQPQQQPQQQSPQQPPQQSAPPPAQASGGGGDVTRVRGMWPQIIEAVSRRRKVTWVLLQRANVAGFDGTTLQVSFEHAGARDGFVNSGHDEVLRQSVLDAFGVDWRIECIVDPGTGGGPAPGGPGGSGGGGRAYPPPANPAGPGQGGAGQAPGAWPSTSRPPQQNPQQQPEQHQQQPQQQQQHQQHQAPQQWQPPARQAQAPQRDEPQAARPQAVRAVARPAPTAAATAGPPPEAPYPQEPPPDDAYAGPYDIDDYGPGPADYAPAPVDTPPAARPSYATSPDDENGGADARLGGMSGQELLARELGATVIEESAGP, encoded by the coding sequence ATGTCGTTCGGCACGGCTATCGTCGTGGTCGTGTCGCTTGCCCTTTACCGCCGCTACCGTCCCGAGACCTATGCCGAGGTCATCGGGCAGGAGCATGTGACCGATCCCCTGCAGCAGGCGCTGCGCAACAACCGCGTGAACCACGCGTACTTGTTCAGCGGCCCGCGCGGATGTGGGAAGACGACGAGCGCGCGCATTCTCGCGCGGTGTCTGAACTGCGAGCAGGGGCCGACGCCGACGCCGTGCGGCGCGTGCCGGTCGTGCGTGGATCTGGCCCGGGGCGGGCCGGGGAGCATCGACGTCATCGAGATCGACGCGGCTTCGCACGGTGGTGTCGACGACGCGCGCGACCTGCGGGAGAAGGCGTTTTTCGCGCCGGTGAACTCGCGGTACAAGATCTACATCATCGACGAGGCCCACATGGTCACGTCGGCGGGCTTCAACGCGTTGCTCAAGGTCGTCGAAGAGCCGCCCGAGCACCTGAAGTTCATCTTCGCGACCACCGAGCCCGAGAAGGTCATCGGCACGATCCGGTCACGGACCCACCACTATCCGTTCCGGCTGGTGCCGCCCGGCGTGCTGCGCGACTACCTGGAGAAGGTGTGCGGCGACGAGGGCGTGTCCGTCGAGAAGCCGGTGTTCCCGCTGGTCGTCCAGGCCGGTGCGGGATCGGTCCGTGACTCGATGTCGGTCATGGACCAGTTGCTGGCCGGTGCGGACGAGCACGGTGTGACGTACGCGATGGCCACCTCGCTGCTGGGCTTCACCGACCGCGCGCTGCTCGACGACGTCGCCGACGCCTTCGCGGCGCGGGACGGCGCGGCGGCGTTCCAGGTGATCGACCGCGTGATCGAAGGCGGCTTCGACCCCCGGCGCTTCGTCGCGGATCTGCTGGTGCGCCTGCGCGACCTGGTGATCCTGGCCGCGGTCCCGGACGCGGCCGACAAGGGCCTCATCGACGTTCCCGGCGACCAGTTGGAGCGGATGGCCGCGCAGGCGAGGGCGTTCGGCCAGGCCGAGCTGACCCGGGCCGCGGACATCGTCAACACCGGTCTGACCGAGATGCGCGGCGCGACGTCGCCGCGCCTGCAACTCGAACTGATCTGTGCGCGCGTGCTGTTGCCGGGCGCGGGAGCGGACGAGCAGTCGCTCGGGGCGCGTCTCGACCGGCTGGAGCGGCGTGCCGACCTCGGTGTGACGGGCGGGATGCCAGGCCCAGGCCCAAGCGCAGGCCCCGGCCCCGGCTTCGGCGGTGACGTACGCGGGGGCCACGAGGCGGAGTACGCCCGGCCACCCGCGCCCGGAGGGGGCGGCGGTACGCCCGCCGTGCCGCCGCAAGGCCCGTCCCAGAGCGCGTCGCCCGGTCCGCCGCAAGGTCCGCCGCCGGTTCCCCCCGCGGCGCCTCCCCACCAGGCTCCCGACCCCACGGCGGGCTCGGGCCGGGCACCGGGAGCCTGGCCGACCGCGTCCCGCCCGCACGAGCAGCAGCCGCAGCAGCAGCCGCAACAGCAGTCCCCGCAGCAGCCGCCACAGCAGTCCGCCCCTCCGCCCGCACAGGCATCGGGGGGCGGCGGCGACGTCACCCGCGTCCGGGGGATGTGGCCGCAGATCATCGAGGCCGTCTCCCGGCGCAGGAAAGTCACCTGGGTCCTGCTCCAACGCGCGAACGTCGCCGGGTTCGACGGGACGACGCTCCAGGTCTCGTTCGAACACGCGGGCGCCCGCGACGGGTTCGTCAACAGCGGGCACGACGAGGTGCTTCGCCAGTCGGTGCTCGACGCGTTCGGCGTGGACTGGCGGATCGAATGCATCGTCGACCCGGGCACCGGCGGCGGTCCGGCGCCCGGCGGGCCGGGTGGTTCCGGCGGAGGAGGCCGCGCGTACCCCCCGCCCGCGAATCCGGCGGGGCCCGGGCAGGGCGGGGCGGGGCAGGCGCCGGGCGCGTGGCCGTCGACGTCCCGTCCGCCGCAGCAGAACCCACAGCAGCAACCCGAGCAACACCAGCAACAACCCCAACAACAACAGCAGCATCAGCAACATCAGGCCCCTCAGCAGTGGCAGCCGCCCGCCCGGCAGGCGCAGGCGCCGCAGCGCGACGAGCCGCAGGCGGCCCGCCCGCAGGCCGTCCGCGCGGTCGCCCGCCCCGCGCCGACGGCCGCGGCGACCGCCGGGCCCCCGCCCGAGGCGCCTTATCCCCAGGAGCCCCCGCCCGACGACGCCTACGCCGGGCCCTACGACATCGACGACTACGGTCCCGGCCCGGCCGATTACGCCCCCGCCCCGGTTGACACCCCGCCCGCCGCGAGGCCGTCGTACGCGACGTCACCCGACGACGAGAACGGCGGCGCGGACGCGCGCCTCGGCGGCATGTCCGGTCAGGAACTGCTGGCCAGGGAGCTGGGCGCGACCGTGATCGAGGAGTCGGCGGGCCCCTGA
- a CDS encoding YbaB/EbfC family nucleoid-associated protein yields the protein MFPGGGQPDMQQLLQQAQKMQQDLMAAQEELARTQVKGTAGGGLVTATVSGAGELLGLEISPEAVDPEDTETLGDLIVAAVRDANRAASELASRTMGPLAQGFGGGLGGLGLPGK from the coding sequence GTGTTTCCCGGTGGTGGCCAGCCCGACATGCAGCAGCTGTTGCAGCAGGCCCAGAAGATGCAGCAGGACCTCATGGCCGCGCAGGAGGAGCTGGCGCGGACGCAGGTGAAGGGGACGGCCGGCGGAGGGCTCGTCACCGCGACGGTCAGCGGTGCCGGCGAGCTTCTCGGTCTGGAGATCTCGCCCGAAGCGGTGGATCCTGAGGACACCGAGACGCTCGGCGATCTGATCGTCGCCGCGGTCCGGGACGCCAACCGGGCCGCCTCGGAGCTGGCCTCGCGGACCATGGGCCCGCTGGCCCAGGGCTTCGGCGGCGGCCTCGGCGGTCTGGGGCTGCCGGGCAAGTAG
- the recR gene encoding recombination mediator RecR — translation MYEGAVQDLIDELGRLPGVGPKSAQRIAFHLLAADPADVRRLVNALVEVKDKVRFCGVCGNVAEAEQCRICLDPRRDPAVICVVEESKDVVAVEKTREFRGRYHVLGGAISPIEGVGPDDLRIRELMTRLADGTVTELILATDPNLEGEATATYLARLCKPMGLKVTRLASGLPVGGDLEYADEVTLGRAFEGRRLLDV, via the coding sequence GTGTACGAAGGCGCCGTTCAGGACCTCATCGACGAACTGGGCCGACTGCCCGGCGTGGGTCCGAAGAGCGCTCAGCGCATCGCCTTCCACCTCTTGGCCGCCGACCCCGCGGACGTGCGCCGCCTGGTCAACGCCCTCGTCGAGGTCAAGGACAAGGTCCGCTTCTGCGGCGTCTGCGGCAACGTCGCCGAGGCCGAACAGTGCCGGATCTGCCTGGATCCGCGCCGCGATCCCGCGGTGATCTGCGTGGTCGAGGAGTCCAAGGACGTCGTCGCGGTGGAGAAGACCCGCGAGTTCCGCGGCCGGTACCACGTGCTCGGCGGCGCGATCAGCCCGATCGAAGGCGTCGGGCCCGACGACCTGCGCATCCGCGAGCTGATGACGAGGTTGGCCGACGGAACGGTGACCGAGCTCATCCTCGCGACCGATCCGAACCTGGAAGGAGAGGCGACGGCGACATACCTGGCCCGCCTGTGCAAGCCGATGGGTCTCAAGGTGACCCGGCTGGCGAGCGGGCTGCCGGTGGGGGGTGACCTGGAGTACGCCGACGAGGTGACCCTCGGGCGTGCCTTTGAGGGGAGACGACTGCTCGATGTCTGA
- a CDS encoding DUF5063 domain-containing protein: protein MSDDLTDFTAEIADQIESFVVAVTEVARGEEPGAAVSMLLLEVSQLMLAGGRLGAIADVVPDERFEPDSGPDPDVDALRTSLSVLLEPIDVYYEVFDPYVPRPKPVAFRISDDMADVVTDLMHGLAHHRAGRTTEALWWWQFSYLANWGATASAMLRALQSVVAHARLDTAADDGIETAVDDAIGDELADELAEQLDDAVVLGGPTNGG, encoded by the coding sequence ATGTCTGACGACCTGACCGACTTCACCGCGGAAATCGCCGACCAGATCGAGAGTTTCGTGGTGGCCGTCACGGAGGTGGCCCGCGGCGAGGAGCCCGGCGCCGCCGTGTCGATGCTGCTGCTGGAGGTCTCGCAACTGATGCTCGCCGGCGGCCGGCTCGGCGCGATCGCCGACGTCGTGCCCGACGAGCGCTTCGAGCCGGATTCGGGGCCCGACCCGGATGTGGACGCGCTGCGCACGTCGCTGTCCGTCCTGCTCGAACCGATCGACGTCTACTACGAGGTCTTCGACCCGTACGTACCGCGCCCGAAACCCGTTGCCTTCCGCATCTCGGACGACATGGCCGACGTCGTCACCGACCTCATGCACGGCCTCGCCCACCACCGTGCCGGGCGCACCACCGAGGCACTGTGGTGGTGGCAGTTCTCCTACCTCGCCAACTGGGGTGCCACCGCGAGCGCGATGCTCCGTGCGCTGCAGTCGGTGGTCGCGCACGCCCGGTTGGACACGGCCGCCGACGACGGCATCGAAACGGCCGTCGACGACGCGATCGGCGACGAGCTGGCCGACGAGCTGGCCGAGCAGTTGGATGACGCCGTCGTGCTCGGCGGCCCGACCAACGGCGGCTGA
- a CDS encoding aspartate kinase produces MGLVVQKYGGSSVADAEGIKRVAKRIVDTKKAGHEVVVVVSAMGDTTDELIDLAQQVSPMPAGRELDMLLTSGERISMALLAMAIENLGVEARSFTGSQAGVITDSVHNKARIIDVTPGRIRSALDEDAVAIVAGFQGVSQDTKDITTLGRGGSDTTAVALAAALDAEACEIYTDVDGVFTADPRVVRKARKIDRISYQEMLELAASGSKVLHLRCVEYARRYNMPVHVRSSFSGLEGTWVRSESEGDDVEQAIISGVAHDTSEAKVTVVGVPDKPGEAAKIFRTVAEAEINIDMVVQNVSAASTGRTDISFTLPMTDGHKAIESLTRIQDNVGFEALQYDDQVGKVSLVGAGMRSHPGVTAEFFEALSNAGVNIELISTSEIRISVVCRADQVPTAVEAVHTAFGLDAESEEAVVYGGTGR; encoded by the coding sequence GTGGGCCTTGTCGTGCAGAAGTACGGCGGCTCCTCCGTTGCCGATGCCGAAGGCATCAAGCGCGTCGCCAAGCGGATCGTCGACACCAAGAAAGCCGGCCACGAAGTGGTCGTCGTGGTGTCCGCGATGGGTGACACAACGGACGAGCTCATCGATCTCGCGCAGCAGGTGAGTCCCATGCCGGCGGGCCGCGAGCTCGACATGCTGCTCACCTCCGGTGAGCGGATCTCGATGGCACTGCTGGCCATGGCGATCGAGAACCTCGGAGTCGAGGCCCGGTCGTTCACGGGCAGCCAGGCCGGTGTCATCACCGACTCGGTGCACAACAAAGCGCGCATCATCGACGTGACGCCCGGTCGCATCCGGTCCGCGCTCGACGAGGACGCCGTGGCGATCGTCGCCGGCTTCCAAGGCGTGTCGCAGGACACCAAAGACATCACCACCCTGGGCCGCGGCGGATCCGACACGACCGCCGTCGCCCTGGCCGCGGCGCTCGACGCCGAGGCCTGCGAGATCTACACGGACGTGGACGGTGTCTTCACCGCCGACCCCCGTGTGGTCAGGAAAGCCCGCAAGATCGACCGGATCAGCTACCAGGAGATGCTGGAGCTGGCCGCCAGCGGTTCCAAGGTGCTGCACCTGCGGTGCGTCGAATACGCCCGCCGCTACAACATGCCCGTCCACGTGCGCTCGTCCTTCTCGGGGCTTGAGGGCACCTGGGTACGAAGCGAGTCCGAAGGGGACGACGTGGAGCAGGCGATCATCTCCGGTGTCGCCCATGACACCAGCGAGGCCAAGGTCACCGTTGTCGGGGTCCCGGACAAGCCCGGCGAGGCCGCGAAGATCTTCCGCACCGTCGCCGAGGCCGAGATCAACATCGACATGGTGGTGCAGAACGTCTCCGCCGCCTCCACCGGGCGCACCGACATCTCCTTCACCCTGCCCATGACCGACGGCCACAAGGCGATCGAGTCGCTCACCCGGATCCAGGACAACGTCGGATTCGAGGCACTCCAGTACGACGACCAGGTCGGCAAGGTCTCCCTGGTCGGCGCGGGCATGCGCTCGCACCCCGGGGTCACCGCGGAGTTCTTCGAGGCGCTGTCGAACGCGGGCGTCAACATCGAGCTGATCTCGACGTCGGAGATCCGCATCTCGGTGGTGTGCCGCGCCGACCAGGTGCCGACCGCGGTCGAGGCCGTCCACACCGCTTTCGGACTCGACGCCGAGTCCGAAGAGGCCGTCGTCTACGGAGGTACCGGCCGATGA
- a CDS encoding aspartate-semialdehyde dehydrogenase: MSTRKPTLALVGATGAVGTVMLELLSTRQDVWGEIRLIASPRSAGKKLVVRGEEVEVQALSEECFEGVDVAMFDVPDEVSAQWAPVAAAKGAVAVDNSGAFRMDPEVPLVVPEVNPAAARMRPRGIISNPNCTTLTMVVALGALHAELGLRELVVSSYQAASGAGQPGIDTLREQTAKVAGSAALGTQPGDVRRAVGEFGPFPAPLALNVVPWAGSLKDGGWSSEELKVRNESRKILGLPDLKVSATCVRVPVITTHSLAVHAVFERDVSVARAHEILAEAPGVVLCDDPENGEFPTPADVVGTDPTWVGRIRQALDFPDTLEMFVCGDNLRKGAALNTAQIAELVAAELTAAE; this comes from the coding sequence ATGAGCACCCGCAAGCCCACCCTCGCCCTCGTCGGCGCCACCGGCGCCGTCGGCACGGTGATGCTCGAACTGCTGTCGACGCGCCAGGACGTGTGGGGGGAGATCCGCCTGATCGCGTCCCCTCGTTCGGCCGGCAAGAAGCTGGTGGTGCGCGGCGAGGAGGTCGAGGTCCAGGCGCTGTCCGAGGAGTGCTTCGAGGGCGTCGACGTCGCGATGTTCGACGTGCCCGACGAGGTCTCCGCGCAGTGGGCCCCGGTGGCCGCCGCGAAGGGCGCGGTCGCGGTCGACAACTCCGGCGCGTTCCGCATGGACCCCGAGGTTCCGCTCGTGGTCCCCGAGGTGAACCCCGCGGCGGCCCGCATGCGCCCGCGCGGCATCATCTCGAACCCCAACTGCACGACGCTGACGATGGTGGTCGCGCTCGGCGCGCTGCACGCCGAGCTGGGGCTGCGCGAGCTGGTCGTGTCGTCGTACCAGGCGGCGTCGGGTGCCGGTCAGCCCGGCATCGACACGCTGCGCGAGCAGACGGCGAAGGTCGCGGGCTCCGCGGCGCTCGGTACGCAGCCGGGCGATGTACGCCGTGCGGTGGGCGAGTTCGGGCCCTTCCCGGCGCCGCTCGCACTCAACGTCGTGCCGTGGGCGGGCTCGCTGAAGGACGGCGGCTGGTCGTCCGAGGAGCTGAAGGTCCGCAACGAGTCGCGCAAGATCCTCGGCCTGCCCGACCTCAAGGTCTCCGCGACCTGTGTGCGCGTCCCCGTGATCACGACGCACTCGCTGGCCGTGCACGCGGTCTTCGAGCGGGACGTCAGCGTCGCCCGTGCCCACGAGATCCTGGCCGAGGCGCCGGGTGTCGTGCTGTGCGACGACCCGGAGAACGGCGAGTTCCCGACGCCGGCGGACGTCGTGGGCACCGACCCCACGTGGGTCGGCCGGATCCGCCAGGCGCTGGACTTCCCGGACACGCTGGAGATGTTCGTGTGCGGCGACAACCTCCGCAAGGGGGCCGCGCTCAACACCGCGCAGATCGCCGAGCTGGTCGCGGCGGAGCTCACCGCCGCCGAGTGA
- a CDS encoding SigE family RNA polymerase sigma factor: MAPSEDPDAGVTVDRLTETYREHYGTLLRLAALLLDDPHSCEDVVQEAFIRVHVARHRLREPEKTLAYLRQTVVNLSRSTLRRRLMALKLLPRPQTDEPTAEEGAHNVLERDALVRVLRELPRRQREVIVLRYYADLTEAQVADLLGLSVGSVKAYGSRGLDALRARMETS; the protein is encoded by the coding sequence GTGGCACCGTCGGAGGACCCCGACGCGGGGGTGACCGTCGACCGGCTCACCGAGACGTATCGCGAGCACTACGGCACGCTGCTGCGGCTGGCCGCGCTGCTGCTCGACGACCCGCATTCGTGCGAGGACGTCGTGCAGGAGGCGTTCATCAGGGTGCACGTGGCCCGCCACCGGCTCCGCGAACCGGAGAAGACGCTGGCGTACCTGCGGCAGACTGTCGTGAACCTCTCGCGGTCCACGCTGCGCAGGCGCCTGATGGCGCTGAAGCTGCTGCCCCGACCGCAGACCGACGAGCCGACCGCGGAGGAAGGTGCGCACAATGTGCTCGAACGTGACGCGCTCGTCCGGGTGTTGCGCGAACTGCCGAGGCGGCAGCGCGAGGTGATTGTCCTGCGCTACTACGCCGATCTGACGGAGGCTCAGGTGGCTGACCTGCTGGGTCTCTCGGTGGGTTCGGTGAAGGCGTACGGTTCGCGAGGGCTGGACGCTCTTCGGGCCCGGATGGAGACGTCGTGA
- a CDS encoding SURF1 family protein has product MQHRFLLQPRWVAFHVLVLVAVPVCAALGLWQFQRYNEHNKDSGGSGATAVSAEPAVELARQLEGGSTVTTRDRGRNVLVEGRYDAAHQLIVPGREVDGRDGSYVLTPLRPAGEPELWLLVARGWVAGTPDPGAVPVPIGDVRVTGRLELSETEHGSGIDRIPGLPPGRISIINTPELVNVLPYRLYDGYVALTAQEPADAAGLVPVPPAKTQKSGGISGRAWQNLGYTAQWFVFAGASVFLWWRVVRREIEERQEAEEARALRALGLEPAS; this is encoded by the coding sequence GTGCAGCACCGCTTCCTCCTCCAGCCGCGCTGGGTGGCCTTCCACGTTCTCGTGCTGGTGGCCGTCCCGGTGTGCGCGGCCCTCGGCCTGTGGCAGTTCCAGCGCTACAACGAGCACAACAAGGACAGCGGCGGTTCCGGGGCGACCGCGGTGTCGGCGGAGCCGGCCGTCGAGCTGGCCCGGCAGCTGGAGGGCGGGAGTACGGTCACCACGCGGGACCGGGGCCGCAATGTGCTGGTGGAGGGCCGGTACGACGCGGCGCACCAGCTGATCGTCCCCGGCCGCGAGGTCGACGGGCGCGACGGCTCGTACGTCCTGACGCCGCTGCGACCCGCCGGGGAGCCCGAGCTGTGGCTGCTCGTGGCGCGCGGCTGGGTCGCCGGAACCCCTGATCCGGGCGCGGTGCCGGTGCCGATCGGAGACGTGCGGGTGACCGGCCGCCTCGAACTGTCGGAGACGGAGCACGGATCGGGGATCGACCGGATTCCGGGGCTGCCGCCCGGCCGGATCTCGATCATCAACACGCCCGAGCTGGTCAACGTGCTGCCGTACCGGCTCTACGACGGCTATGTCGCGCTCACCGCGCAGGAGCCGGCCGACGCGGCGGGCCTGGTGCCGGTGCCGCCCGCGAAGACGCAGAAGAGCGGCGGCATTTCGGGACGGGCCTGGCAGAACCTCGGCTACACCGCGCAGTGGTTCGTCTTCGCGGGGGCGTCGGTGTTCCTGTGGTGGCGCGTCGTGCGGCGCGAGATCGAGGAGCGCCAGGAGGCCGAGGAGGCCCGCGCGCTGCGCGCGTTGGGCCTCGAACCGGCCTCCTGA
- a CDS encoding S9 family peptidase translates to MSDSAPPATAAGPYVPRLHIDAPDTTDAVDAAGTVDAPDARDAADAETPGHAAPAWEKRFRAPRVSLPDWAEHAPDRSVFLSNASGTYEIYAWDRVTGAQRQVTDRANGTTMASIDPTGAWIWWFADTDGDEFGVWMRQPFEGGPDEEAAPGLAPSYPAGLAIGADGLAVVACSTDEEGSTVHVVRPGTAPATIYRHRESAGVSALSEDDTLVIIEHSEHGDTMHPSLRAVRLDGSTVAELHDGEPGKAPGSGLSCTGFAPVFGDPRVLVSHQRRGRWEPMIWNPLTGEQHEIDLGLPGDVGVDWYPDASALLVEHDHHARSELYRYDLAGDTLVRLDTPPGTVLGATARPDGTVEYLWSSGERPSELRSTGGGTVLVPPGDRAPESVSVEDAWVDGPGGRIHALVSRPTGGPGPYPTVFEIHGGPTAHDGDHFAPGVAVWVDHGFAVVRVNYRGSTGYGKDWTDALRERVGLIELEDIAAVRAWAVESGLADPDRLVLSGGSWGGYLTLLGLGVQPESWSLGLAAVPVADYVAAYEDEMEALKAMDRTLVGGTPEEVPERYAASSPITYVDRVRVPVFVSAGLNDPRCPIRQIENYVARLAELGAVHEVYRYEAGHGSAVVEERIRQVRNELDFVARHLGLPKTAART, encoded by the coding sequence ATGTCCGATTCCGCGCCCCCGGCCACCGCCGCAGGTCCGTACGTTCCCCGGCTCCACATCGACGCGCCCGACACCACCGACGCGGTGGACGCCGCCGGCACCGTCGACGCACCCGATGCCCGCGACGCGGCCGACGCCGAAACCCCCGGCCACGCCGCACCCGCGTGGGAGAAGCGGTTCCGGGCACCGCGCGTGAGCCTGCCCGACTGGGCCGAGCACGCACCCGACCGGTCGGTCTTCCTGTCGAACGCCTCGGGCACCTACGAGATCTACGCGTGGGACCGCGTCACCGGAGCACAACGCCAGGTCACCGACCGCGCGAACGGCACCACCATGGCCTCGATCGACCCGACGGGCGCGTGGATCTGGTGGTTCGCGGACACCGACGGCGACGAGTTCGGCGTGTGGATGCGGCAGCCGTTCGAGGGCGGCCCCGACGAGGAGGCCGCGCCCGGGCTGGCGCCGTCGTACCCCGCCGGGCTCGCGATCGGCGCCGACGGGTTGGCCGTGGTCGCGTGCTCGACCGACGAGGAGGGGTCGACCGTGCACGTGGTGCGGCCCGGCACCGCACCCGCCACCATCTACCGGCACCGCGAGTCGGCCGGCGTCTCGGCGCTGTCCGAGGACGACACCCTGGTGATCATCGAGCACAGCGAGCACGGCGACACCATGCACCCGTCGCTGCGCGCGGTGCGCCTGGACGGCTCGACGGTCGCCGAGCTGCACGACGGCGAGCCCGGGAAGGCCCCCGGCTCGGGGCTGTCGTGCACCGGGTTCGCCCCCGTCTTCGGCGACCCGCGCGTGCTGGTCTCGCACCAGCGCCGAGGCCGCTGGGAGCCGATGATCTGGAACCCGCTCACCGGCGAGCAGCACGAGATCGACCTCGGGCTGCCCGGCGACGTCGGCGTCGACTGGTACCCGGACGCGAGCGCGCTGCTCGTCGAGCACGACCATCACGCGCGCTCCGAGCTGTACCGGTACGACCTGGCCGGCGACACGCTGGTCCGGCTCGACACCCCGCCCGGCACCGTGCTCGGCGCGACCGCGCGGCCCGACGGGACCGTCGAATACCTGTGGTCGAGCGGCGAACGGCCCAGCGAGCTGCGGTCGACCGGCGGCGGGACGGTGCTGGTGCCGCCCGGCGACCGCGCGCCGGAGTCGGTGTCGGTCGAGGACGCGTGGGTCGACGGGCCGGGCGGGCGGATCCACGCCCTGGTGTCGCGGCCGACCGGCGGGCCCGGCCCGTACCCGACCGTCTTCGAGATCCACGGCGGCCCGACGGCGCACGACGGCGACCACTTCGCGCCGGGTGTCGCGGTGTGGGTGGACCACGGATTCGCGGTGGTCCGGGTCAACTACCGGGGTTCGACCGGCTACGGCAAGGACTGGACGGACGCGCTGCGCGAGCGCGTCGGGCTCATCGAGTTGGAGGACATCGCCGCGGTCCGCGCGTGGGCGGTGGAATCCGGCCTGGCCGACCCGGACCGCCTCGTGCTGTCCGGCGGCTCGTGGGGCGGCTACCTGACGCTGCTCGGCCTCGGCGTGCAGCCGGAGAGCTGGTCGCTCGGGCTCGCGGCGGTCCCGGTCGCCGACTACGTCGCGGCGTACGAGGACGAGATGGAGGCGCTCAAGGCGATGGACCGCACGCTGGTCGGCGGCACACCCGAGGAGGTCCCGGAGCGGTACGCCGCGTCGTCGCCGATCACGTACGTCGACCGGGTTCGCGTGCCGGTTTTCGTCAGCGCGGGGCTCAACGACCCGCGCTGCCCGATCCGGCAGATCGAGAACTACGTCGCCCGGCTCGCCGAACTCGGCGCGGTGCACGAGGTCTACCGGTACGAGGCCGGGCACGGTTCCGCGGTGGTCGAGGAGCGGATCCGCCAGGTGCGGAACGAACTGGACTTCGTGGCACGGCACTTGGGGCTGCCGAAGACGGCTGCGCGCACCTGA
- a CDS encoding hemolysin family protein → MTVLQILIGALTLVTNAFFVGAEFALISVRRSQIEPLAAGGDRRARRVVWGLEHVSAVLAAAQLGITVSSLVLGVVAEPAIAHLMEPVFHAAHVPEGAVHPVSFALALTIATYLHMLFGEMVPKNVALAAPVRTALLLGPGLVALTRALRPVIFAVNKLANSILRLLRVEPKDEVNAAFTGDELVRMVDESGSTGLLDETERELLHDALVLGERPVSDVVLRLQDMVTAPEDVTPRVLEHLAVASGYSRFPVLADDNTVLGYLHVKDALDSDDPDAPFPRRALRRVTPVAAETRLDDVLTAMRHSGAHLAAVTGGAGTLLGVVTMADVLKELVGRQHRVR, encoded by the coding sequence ATGACCGTCCTCCAAATCCTCATCGGCGCCCTCACCCTGGTCACCAACGCGTTCTTCGTCGGCGCGGAATTCGCGCTGATCTCGGTGCGCCGCAGCCAGATCGAACCCCTGGCCGCCGGCGGCGACCGCCGCGCGCGCCGGGTCGTGTGGGGCCTCGAACACGTCTCGGCCGTGCTCGCCGCGGCCCAACTCGGCATCACCGTCTCGTCGCTGGTGCTCGGCGTCGTCGCCGAACCGGCCATCGCCCACCTCATGGAGCCGGTCTTCCACGCCGCCCACGTGCCGGAGGGCGCGGTCCACCCGGTGTCGTTCGCCCTCGCGCTGACGATCGCGACGTACCTGCACATGCTGTTCGGCGAGATGGTCCCGAAGAACGTCGCCCTCGCGGCGCCCGTGCGCACCGCGCTGCTGCTCGGGCCGGGCCTCGTCGCGCTCACGCGGGCGCTGCGCCCGGTGATCTTCGCGGTCAACAAGCTGGCCAACAGCATCCTCCGGCTGCTGCGTGTCGAGCCCAAGGACGAGGTCAACGCGGCCTTCACCGGCGACGAACTGGTCCGGATGGTCGACGAGTCGGGCAGCACCGGGCTGCTCGACGAGACTGAGCGCGAACTGCTGCACGACGCCCTCGTCCTCGGCGAACGGCCCGTCTCCGACGTCGTGCTGCGCCTCCAGGACATGGTCACCGCACCCGAGGACGTGACGCCGCGCGTCCTGGAGCACCTGGCGGTCGCCAGCGGCTACTCGCGGTTCCCGGTCCTCGCCGACGACAACACCGTGCTCGGCTACCTGCACGTCAAGGACGCCCTCGACAGCGACGACCCCGACGCGCCCTTCCCGCGCCGGGCGCTGCGCAGGGTCACACCGGTCGCGGCCGAGACGCGGCTGGACGACGTGCTCACCGCGATGCGGCATTCCGGCGCGCACCTCGCCGCCGTCACCGGCGGGGCGGGCACACTTCTGGGCGTCGTGACCATGGCGGACGTGCTGAAGGAGCTGGTGGGACGGCAGCACCGCGTCCGGTGA